The Elaeis guineensis isolate ETL-2024a chromosome 12, EG11, whole genome shotgun sequence sequence CTCCGTGATTCTCATGGTATTGCCCAGGTGAAAAGCGTCACTGGGAGCAAGATTCTCAGGATTCTCAAGGCTCATGGTATTATGTTTTTGTTTTGTTGGGCTTTTGTTTGgatttttatggtgtttttggCATAAAGTTGTGATTTTTATGTTTGTGATTGGTAGGGCTCGCTCCGGAGATTCCGGAGGATTTGTACCATTTGATTAAGAAGGCGGTGGCGATCAGGAAGCACTTGGAGAGGAACAGAAAGGACAAGGATTCCAAGTTCAGACTGATCCTTGTGGAGAGCAGGATCCACCGCTTGGCTCGTTACTACAAGAGGACCAAGAAGCTCCCTCCCGTCTGGAAATAGTGAGTTCTTTCTCCGCTCTtcacttcttttttttcctttaggCGGTATTCTGTTTAG is a genomic window containing:
- the LOC105054775 gene encoding small ribosomal subunit protein uS15; the protein is MGRMHSRGKGISSSALPYKRTPPSWLKISVQDVEENICKFAKKGLTPSQIGVILRDSHGIAQVKSVTGSKILRILKAHGLAPEIPEDLYHLIKKAVAIRKHLERNRKDKDSKFRLILVESRIHRLARYYKRTKKLPPVWKYESTTASTLVA